From one Peredibacter starrii genomic stretch:
- a CDS encoding OmpA/MotB family protein, with translation MADAPKCPPCKPGAPGWLATFSDLCTLLLTFFILLLSFAKTETAKYEAAIGSLRNAFGGNVLKAGEVMRPGKSPSDAPTMIDSDMPSKPFPIEFLTAEGLLDKHEINRESDAQLNQLKKMLADNELSESANVYEMPETIMVRMKDKVQFQKGSVGIDEINIQVFDHLVKMMRENNWNIMVEGHAEAGEVGKKGEDAYELSSQRALAVSKSLIQRGISADRITTIFYGDSRPQAKVNGNVSDRRVEFLLKKVDLRTEGRKVEAQ, from the coding sequence ATGGCAGACGCTCCTAAGTGTCCTCCTTGTAAGCCCGGTGCTCCCGGTTGGCTTGCAACCTTCTCGGACCTTTGTACACTTCTTCTAACGTTCTTCATTCTGCTGCTTTCATTCGCAAAGACTGAAACAGCAAAGTATGAAGCGGCGATTGGATCACTTCGAAACGCTTTCGGTGGTAACGTGCTTAAAGCGGGTGAGGTCATGCGTCCGGGTAAATCACCAAGTGATGCTCCTACGATGATTGATTCAGACATGCCGTCAAAACCTTTTCCTATCGAATTTCTGACTGCAGAAGGTCTACTCGATAAGCACGAGATCAATCGTGAATCAGATGCTCAATTGAATCAGCTGAAGAAAATGCTCGCAGATAATGAACTCTCAGAATCAGCGAACGTTTATGAAATGCCAGAAACCATCATGGTGCGCATGAAGGACAAAGTGCAGTTCCAGAAAGGTTCAGTTGGGATTGATGAAATTAATATCCAAGTGTTCGATCATCTAGTAAAAATGATGCGAGAAAATAACTGGAACATTATGGTGGAAGGTCATGCTGAGGCCGGTGAAGTAGGGAAGAAAGGTGAAGACGCGTATGAGCTTTCAAGCCAGCGTGCACTTGCCGTTTCTAAGTCTCTGATTCAGAGAGGTATTTCAGCGGATCGTATTACTACCATTTTCTATGGGGACTCTCGTCCTCAAGCAAAAGTGAATGGAAACGTGTCTGATCGAAGAGTAGAATTTCTTTTAAAGAAAGTTGATCTAAGAACTGAGGGACGGAAGGTCGAGGCCCAGTAA
- a CDS encoding RluA family pseudouridine synthase: MELVELSWLYDDSSLKDALKKTLGASGQQIKRHFSSKEQDRPVKARSTSRLPLDFVNHMKINPVYVGPEVKIISETKDYIVLHKPPGVHCHPLCYTDKDTLLNFLVQEGKWEAVEVNRENYDRGLLYRLDHETSGVMVLAKTESFLKQIREHFSTAMKRKFYWAIVEGDFNKEGLWTHHFRASGVKGQKQKVSDEEHELSQPATLAVLKVSMNQGTSLLLVNLKTGLRHQIRAQLAHLGFPILGDELYGGRKAERLFLHALRYEFTDTVEDTTAELFNVFFDLNGSLQMSHDMFGRF; this comes from the coding sequence ATGGAGCTTGTTGAACTGTCCTGGCTCTATGATGATTCTTCCCTCAAGGACGCCTTAAAGAAGACATTGGGCGCTTCCGGCCAGCAAATTAAGCGACATTTCTCATCTAAAGAACAAGATCGTCCGGTGAAAGCGAGAAGCACTTCTCGCTTGCCACTGGATTTTGTGAATCATATGAAAATCAATCCGGTCTATGTGGGCCCGGAAGTGAAAATCATTTCTGAGACCAAGGACTATATTGTTCTTCACAAACCACCGGGTGTTCACTGCCATCCACTTTGTTACACTGACAAAGACACGCTCTTGAATTTTCTTGTTCAAGAAGGGAAGTGGGAAGCAGTAGAAGTTAATCGTGAAAATTACGATCGAGGTCTGCTTTATCGATTAGATCACGAGACTTCTGGTGTGATGGTACTGGCCAAAACGGAGAGCTTTTTAAAGCAAATTAGAGAGCATTTTAGCACGGCCATGAAACGTAAGTTTTATTGGGCGATTGTGGAAGGAGACTTCAATAAAGAAGGTCTTTGGACACATCATTTTCGTGCCAGTGGTGTAAAGGGACAAAAACAAAAAGTCTCCGATGAAGAGCATGAACTTTCTCAGCCCGCTACTCTTGCTGTGTTGAAAGTATCGATGAATCAGGGAACGAGTCTTCTTTTAGTGAATCTTAAAACAGGTTTACGTCACCAGATCAGAGCACAGTTGGCGCACTTGGGATTTCCTATTCTGGGTGATGAACTTTATGGTGGAAGGAAAGCTGAGAGATTATTTCTTCATGCTCTTCGCTATGAATTCACAGACACCGTCGAGGACACTACCGCCGAATTATTTAATGTCTTCTTTGACCTGAACGGTAGTCTTCAGATGAGTCATGATATGTTCGGGCGATTCTAA